A genomic segment from Pediococcus acidilactici encodes:
- the prmA gene encoding 50S ribosomal protein L11 methyltransferase, with protein MKWTEVNVKTTNEAVEAISSIFDGLDAVGVKIEDALDFKNYQASYPSELYELKDVPHVTEGAIVSAYYPESTDVAKVVSQLKDKINELPGFGLDIGPASVTTVEVQDDDWATAWKKYYHPVRITRYLTVKPSWSDYQATQPDEKVISLDPGRAFGTGTHPTTRLCLQAMEVVMRGNETVYDVGTGSGVLSIAAKLLGAGKVAAFDVDDEAIAAAQENFDLNPIAKTISAQPNDLLKGISEPVDLIVANILTDVLVPMIPQAKSLLNKNGWLVMSGIIDDKLPVIEETLAANDFQINQVLTYGEWRGIIASHQLDE; from the coding sequence TTGAAATGGACCGAGGTAAACGTAAAAACTACTAACGAGGCCGTTGAAGCAATAAGTAGTATTTTTGATGGTCTTGACGCTGTAGGAGTAAAAATTGAAGATGCCTTAGATTTTAAGAACTACCAGGCTTCTTATCCAAGTGAACTATACGAATTAAAGGACGTTCCCCACGTTACGGAAGGCGCAATTGTATCAGCGTACTATCCGGAATCTACGGACGTCGCCAAGGTTGTTAGCCAGTTAAAGGATAAAATTAATGAATTGCCTGGCTTTGGGTTGGATATTGGACCAGCTAGCGTAACCACCGTGGAGGTTCAAGACGATGATTGGGCTACCGCTTGGAAAAAGTATTACCATCCGGTGCGGATTACCCGCTATCTAACGGTCAAACCAAGCTGGAGCGATTACCAAGCAACTCAACCGGATGAAAAGGTAATTAGTTTAGATCCGGGACGGGCCTTTGGGACGGGGACGCACCCGACGACCCGGTTGTGTCTCCAAGCGATGGAAGTCGTGATGCGCGGAAACGAAACGGTATATGACGTGGGAACTGGTTCCGGTGTTTTGAGTATCGCGGCCAAGCTGCTAGGTGCAGGAAAGGTTGCGGCTTTTGATGTGGATGATGAAGCAATTGCCGCTGCGCAAGAAAACTTTGATTTAAATCCCATTGCTAAAACAATTAGTGCCCAGCCCAACGACCTTTTAAAGGGAATTAGCGAGCCGGTAGACCTTATCGTGGCCAATATTTTAACCGATGTATTGGTGCCGATGATTCCGCAAGCTAAGTCATTGCTAAACAAAAATGGCTGGTTAGTTATGTCCGGAATTATTGACGACAAGCTTCCGGTGATCGAAGAAACGTTAGCCGCAAACGACTTCCAAATCAACCAAGTGTTAACTTATGGGGAATGGCGCGGAATAATTGCGTCCCATCAGCTTGATGAGTAG
- a CDS encoding 16S rRNA (uracil(1498)-N(3))-methyltransferase, which produces MQRYFIGETLKLHDEFSLSKADSHHLLKVMRAQTGEKVEVVGDDQKVWLSQLLNDAAPAQLRALQEITKPVELPVEVTIACGISKGDKNEQIIKRGTEMGASHFQFFSARYSVARWDGKKVERKLQRLVEIAKAAAEQSHRQIIPTVEIVSFADVVNSPVQHRMVAYEESAKEGEFANFKRILSNTASGDALLAVFGPEGGLAPEEIKAFTDAQFTLAGLGPRILRAESAPMYVLSAISYQFELQ; this is translated from the coding sequence ATGCAAAGGTATTTTATCGGGGAAACTTTAAAGCTCCATGATGAATTCTCGCTTTCCAAGGCGGACTCCCACCATCTCTTAAAGGTGATGCGCGCACAAACTGGTGAAAAAGTTGAAGTGGTGGGGGACGACCAAAAAGTTTGGCTGAGCCAGTTGCTCAACGATGCAGCACCGGCGCAGCTACGGGCGTTGCAAGAAATTACTAAACCTGTTGAATTACCTGTAGAAGTTACAATTGCGTGTGGTATTTCTAAGGGTGATAAAAATGAGCAAATTATTAAGCGGGGCACGGAAATGGGCGCAAGCCATTTTCAATTTTTTTCGGCACGCTATTCGGTGGCGCGCTGGGACGGTAAGAAGGTCGAGCGTAAGTTGCAACGCTTAGTTGAAATTGCTAAAGCCGCCGCAGAGCAGTCCCATCGTCAAATAATACCGACGGTCGAAATTGTTTCGTTTGCGGACGTGGTTAATTCACCAGTTCAACATCGAATGGTGGCTTACGAAGAATCCGCTAAAGAAGGGGAATTTGCCAATTTTAAACGGATTTTATCAAATACAGCTAGTGGGGATGCGCTCCTAGCGGTATTTGGTCCGGAAGGTGGATTAGCTCCTGAGGAAATTAAGGCGTTTACTGACGCTCAATTTACACTTGCCGGCCTTGGCCCCCGGATTTTACGGGCCGAGAGCGCACCAATGTACGTGTTGTCGGCAATTTCATATCAATTTGAATTGCAATAG
- a CDS encoding bifunctional (p)ppGpp synthetase/guanosine-3',5'-bis(diphosphate) 3'-pyrophosphohydrolase, giving the protein MSKEPVLSANDVMNMCREYMNEEHTAFVQKACDFASYVHKEQYRQSGEPYIMHPIQVAGILANLKMDPETVASGFLHDTVEDTLITLGDIEELFGHDVAVIVDGVSKISKIKYKSNQEQLAENHRKLLLAMSQDIRVIIVKLADRLHNMRTLRHLRPDKQRRISNETLEIYAPLAERLGISTIKWELEDIALRYLNPQQYYRIVHLMNSRRAQREEYINSAISELKDAIADLHLKHADIYGRPKHIYSIYRKMVDQHKQFSQIYDLLAVRVITDTVRDCYAVLGAIHAKWKPIPGRFKDYIAMPKANMYQSLHTTVVGPEGRPLEFQIRTEAMHRVAEYGVAAHWAYKEGITDEVNQNTTDAKLNWFKEIVELQDESNDAADFMEGVKGDLFGDRVYVFTPKGDVFELPKGAGPLDLAYTIHTEVGNHATGAKVNGKIVPLDYTIKNGDIVEILTSKNSAGPSRDWLTMVSTRRSRNKIKQFFRQANHDENVEKGREILTKQLEQTGYDASELLEDEKLAQVAKQLNFSQVDDLLAAVGFGDLAPVGIANRLTKDIREQAEADHQKEIQRQMLENHQAISTDDHRPKSKTKSSSEGVVIEGADNLLVRLSHCCTPVPGDPIVGYITKGRGVSVHRKDCPNVKSAEEQGERIIEVSWEDPDDTSGNYSADLEVQGYNRNGLLNDVLKSVNNATRNLSSINGKINHNRIVVISLSMGVHNLAHLERVMESLKNVKDVYVVKRPTH; this is encoded by the coding sequence ATGTCCAAAGAACCAGTATTATCGGCCAATGACGTGATGAACATGTGCCGAGAATATATGAATGAAGAGCACACGGCATTTGTGCAAAAAGCCTGTGACTTTGCCTCTTACGTTCATAAAGAACAGTATCGGCAATCGGGCGAACCGTATATTATGCACCCAATTCAAGTTGCCGGCATTTTGGCAAATTTAAAGATGGATCCGGAAACGGTTGCGTCTGGTTTCCTACATGATACGGTAGAGGATACGTTAATCACGTTGGGTGACATTGAAGAACTATTTGGTCATGACGTGGCGGTTATTGTCGACGGCGTTTCCAAGATTAGTAAGATTAAGTATAAATCTAACCAAGAGCAGCTGGCCGAGAACCATCGGAAGCTTCTTTTAGCAATGTCGCAAGATATTCGGGTAATCATCGTTAAACTGGCCGATCGTTTGCATAACATGCGGACGTTGCGTCATTTACGTCCCGATAAGCAACGACGGATTTCAAACGAAACGTTGGAGATTTACGCGCCACTTGCCGAACGGTTAGGGATTAGCACCATTAAATGGGAGCTCGAAGACATTGCTTTACGTTATTTGAATCCCCAGCAATATTACCGGATTGTTCACCTGATGAATTCCCGGCGGGCCCAGCGTGAAGAATATATTAATTCAGCGATTAGCGAATTGAAGGACGCAATTGCTGACCTGCACTTGAAACACGCGGATATTTACGGGCGACCGAAACACATTTATTCAATTTACCGAAAGATGGTTGACCAACACAAACAGTTCAGCCAAATTTACGACTTGTTAGCGGTCCGGGTGATTACGGACACGGTCCGGGACTGCTACGCAGTTTTAGGAGCCATTCATGCTAAGTGGAAGCCAATTCCAGGCCGTTTTAAGGATTACATTGCCATGCCGAAGGCCAACATGTACCAATCTTTGCACACAACTGTAGTTGGTCCCGAAGGCCGGCCGTTGGAATTTCAGATTCGAACGGAAGCCATGCACCGGGTAGCCGAATACGGGGTTGCTGCTCATTGGGCATATAAGGAAGGTATCACGGACGAAGTTAACCAAAATACGACCGATGCCAAGTTAAATTGGTTTAAAGAAATTGTCGAATTACAAGATGAAAGTAACGATGCGGCAGATTTCATGGAAGGCGTTAAGGGCGATTTGTTTGGGGACCGGGTGTATGTTTTCACCCCGAAAGGTGACGTTTTTGAACTACCTAAGGGGGCGGGTCCGCTTGATTTAGCCTATACCATCCATACCGAAGTGGGGAATCATGCTACCGGTGCGAAAGTTAACGGCAAAATTGTTCCGTTAGATTACACAATTAAAAATGGTGACATCGTTGAAATCTTGACTTCGAAGAATTCAGCGGGCCCAAGTCGTGATTGGCTAACGATGGTCTCAACCCGACGGAGCCGTAATAAAATTAAACAATTCTTCCGTCAAGCCAACCACGATGAAAATGTTGAAAAGGGCCGCGAAATTTTAACTAAGCAGCTAGAACAGACCGGATACGATGCTAGTGAACTTTTAGAAGACGAAAAACTAGCTCAAGTTGCTAAACAATTGAACTTTAGCCAGGTAGACGATTTGTTAGCTGCCGTTGGTTTTGGGGATTTAGCACCCGTCGGGATTGCTAACCGATTGACCAAGGACATCCGTGAACAGGCCGAAGCCGATCATCAAAAAGAAATTCAGCGTCAAATGCTTGAGAACCACCAGGCAATTTCCACTGACGACCACCGTCCAAAGAGTAAAACCAAATCGTCTTCAGAAGGCGTGGTAATCGAGGGTGCGGATAACCTCTTGGTGCGTTTGAGTCACTGTTGTACACCAGTACCTGGTGATCCAATCGTGGGTTACATTACCAAAGGACGGGGCGTTTCAGTTCATCGAAAAGATTGCCCTAACGTTAAGAGTGCTGAAGAGCAGGGTGAACGGATTATCGAAGTTAGTTGGGAAGATCCGGATGATACTTCAGGAAATTACTCAGCAGACTTAGAAGTTCAAGGATACAATCGCAACGGGTTGTTAAACGACGTCTTGAAGTCGGTCAATAACGCAACCCGCAATCTATCGTCAATCAATGGTAAAATCAACCACAATCGAATTGTAGTAATTAGTTTGTCGATGGGTGTGCATAATTTAGCCCATTTAGAACGGGTAATGGAAAGCTTGAAAAACGTTAAGGATGTTTACGTGGTTAAACGTCCAACCCATTAG
- a CDS encoding NCS2 family nucleobase:cation symporter — translation MSKQGQYRNPEAILDINECPTFPHLVGLSIQHMFAMFGSTVLVPILVGMNPGIALFSSGVGTLLYILITKAKIPAYMGSSFTFIVPMMALMKSTGYEGIAQGTISVGVVYLIVALIISQLGSDWLDRILPPVVVGPIIMVIGLSLAGTAAKDATMRTVGSQSVYDLKYFAIALVTLLITIVFNMYLKGFVSLIPILLGLISGYIVALVLGVVDLSGVAHAHWLIAPSFEIPFVSYHLHLSWGAILSMMPLAFVTMTEHTGHIMVLNTLTHRNFFKDPGLHRTLSGDGVASIVAGFIGGPPVTSYGENIGVLAVTKVHSVYVLMGAAVSAIIFSFIGKLSALIESIPSPVIGGISFLLFGTIAANGLRILIDEHVDFNQKRNLMIAASILVIGIGNASLNLGDLSFSGLAVATVLGIILNLVLPEKALSER, via the coding sequence ATGTCAAAACAAGGACAGTACCGCAATCCGGAAGCAATTTTGGATATTAATGAATGCCCTACGTTTCCGCATTTAGTAGGGTTATCGATTCAACACATGTTTGCGATGTTTGGTTCTACAGTTTTAGTTCCGATCCTGGTGGGGATGAACCCTGGAATTGCGCTTTTTAGTTCTGGAGTCGGTACGTTACTGTACATTCTGATTACTAAGGCTAAGATTCCAGCCTACATGGGCTCAAGTTTTACTTTTATTGTACCGATGATGGCATTGATGAAGAGTACCGGCTATGAAGGAATTGCTCAGGGAACGATTTCGGTCGGGGTTGTGTATCTGATTGTGGCGCTGATCATCAGTCAGTTAGGATCTGACTGGTTAGATCGAATCTTACCTCCGGTAGTGGTGGGGCCAATCATTATGGTGATTGGGTTGTCATTAGCGGGAACGGCCGCAAAAGACGCCACCATGCGTACGGTTGGCAGCCAAAGCGTCTACGATCTTAAGTATTTTGCGATTGCGTTAGTAACCCTACTGATCACGATTGTTTTCAATATGTATCTAAAGGGATTCGTTAGTTTAATTCCCATTTTGCTAGGTTTAATCTCCGGCTACATTGTGGCGTTGGTTCTCGGAGTAGTTGATTTATCGGGAGTGGCCCACGCACATTGGCTAATCGCTCCAAGTTTTGAAATTCCTTTTGTTAGCTATCATTTACACCTGAGCTGGGGAGCAATTCTGAGCATGATGCCACTAGCCTTCGTTACGATGACCGAACATACGGGGCACATCATGGTTTTAAATACCTTGACGCACCGGAACTTCTTCAAGGATCCTGGGTTACACCGGACCTTGTCAGGGGACGGGGTTGCTTCCATTGTGGCGGGGTTCATCGGTGGGCCTCCCGTAACCAGCTACGGAGAAAACATCGGGGTGCTGGCGGTTACTAAAGTACATAGTGTTTACGTGTTAATGGGCGCGGCAGTCAGCGCAATCATTTTTAGTTTTATTGGCAAATTGAGTGCGCTGATCGAAAGTATTCCTAGTCCAGTTATTGGAGGAATTAGCTTCCTATTGTTTGGAACAATTGCGGCTAACGGATTACGTATTTTAATTGATGAACACGTTGATTTTAATCAGAAACGTAATTTGATGATTGCGGCTTCGATTTTAGTAATTGGGATTGGTAACGCTAGTTTGAATTTGGGTGACCTAAGCTTTTCCGGACTGGCGGTCGCGACGGTTCTCGGCATAATTTTAAATTTAGTGCTACCTGAAAAAGCCCTCAGTGAACGATAA
- a CDS encoding helix-turn-helix transcriptional regulator — protein MKNQRLKMARLENDLSQAELANLIGVTRQTIGLIEAGNYNPTLKLCLAICHALGKTLDELFWEDPL, from the coding sequence ATGAAAAATCAGCGTTTGAAAATGGCTCGTTTGGAAAACGATCTTAGCCAAGCTGAGCTAGCTAACTTGATTGGGGTGACCCGACAAACCATTGGCTTAATTGAAGCGGGAAACTATAATCCCACGCTTAAATTGTGCCTGGCAATTTGCCATGCTTTAGGTAAAACACTAGATGAACTATTTTGGGAGGACCCATTATGA